The proteins below come from a single Nocardioides eburneiflavus genomic window:
- a CDS encoding ABC transporter ATP-binding protein, with amino-acid sequence MIELRGIGFHYDEQVVLDRVDLTLDEGELVLVSGRTGVGKSTLLGVVTGLVPRFTGGVLTGDVLLEGRSIVAQPPRERAHLVGYVSQDPLAGFVADTVEEELAYGMEQLGTAPETMRRRVEETLDLLGIADLRARDLRTLSGGQQQRVAIGAVLTTHPRVLVLDEPTSALDPTAAEDVLATITRLVHDLGLTVLLAEHRLERVVPFADRICLVTGEGGVRVGDPRSVLADSPVAPPLVELGRLAGWQPLPLTVRDARRHARTLPDLPAPGPVEAAGAPGPQAVMVARGVTVVRGRHVAVRGVDLTLSRGRTTVLMGRNGSGKSSLIWALQGSGRRRSGSIEVAGSDPAELAPAQRRMHVGLVPQTAADLLYLETVADECAAADVGAEVDTGTCRGLLGRLAPGIEDGLHPRDLSEGQRLALALSVVLTARPPVVLLDEPTRGLDYAGKAELARIVADLTADGHAVLLATHDVEFAAHVADEVVVMAEGEVVSSGPPRRVLAESPAFAPQVTKVLGAPWLVVEEVAAALDGATR; translated from the coding sequence ATGATCGAGCTGCGCGGGATCGGCTTCCACTACGACGAGCAGGTCGTGCTCGACCGGGTCGACCTCACCCTCGACGAGGGGGAGCTGGTGCTCGTGTCCGGCCGTACGGGCGTGGGCAAGTCGACGCTCCTCGGCGTGGTCACCGGCCTCGTGCCCCGGTTCACCGGCGGCGTGCTGACCGGCGACGTGCTGCTCGAGGGGCGGAGCATCGTCGCGCAGCCGCCGCGCGAGCGCGCCCACCTGGTCGGCTACGTGAGCCAGGACCCGCTGGCGGGGTTCGTCGCCGACACCGTCGAGGAGGAGCTCGCCTACGGGATGGAGCAGCTGGGCACCGCGCCCGAGACCATGCGGCGGCGCGTGGAGGAGACCCTCGACCTGCTCGGGATCGCCGACCTGCGTGCGCGGGACCTGCGCACGCTCTCCGGCGGCCAGCAGCAGCGGGTCGCGATCGGTGCCGTGCTCACCACCCACCCGCGGGTGCTGGTGCTCGACGAGCCGACCTCGGCGCTCGACCCGACGGCCGCGGAGGATGTCCTGGCGACGATCACGCGCCTCGTGCACGACCTGGGCCTGACCGTCCTGCTCGCCGAGCACCGACTGGAGCGGGTGGTGCCGTTCGCCGACCGGATCTGCCTGGTCACGGGCGAGGGCGGCGTACGGGTCGGCGACCCGAGGTCGGTGCTCGCCGACTCGCCCGTCGCGCCTCCGCTGGTCGAGCTCGGTCGGCTCGCCGGGTGGCAGCCCCTCCCGCTCACGGTGCGCGACGCCCGCCGCCACGCCCGTACGCTCCCGGACCTGCCCGCCCCCGGGCCGGTCGAGGCGGCCGGCGCGCCCGGCCCGCAGGCGGTGATGGTGGCCCGCGGGGTCACGGTCGTGCGCGGGCGACACGTCGCCGTCCGGGGCGTCGACCTGACCCTGTCGCGCGGCCGCACGACCGTGCTGATGGGACGCAACGGCTCGGGGAAGTCGAGCCTGATCTGGGCGCTCCAGGGCTCCGGGCGGCGCCGCTCCGGCTCGATCGAGGTCGCCGGGAGCGATCCCGCGGAGCTCGCACCCGCCCAGCGGCGTATGCACGTCGGCCTGGTCCCGCAGACCGCGGCCGACCTGCTCTACCTCGAGACGGTCGCCGACGAGTGCGCCGCGGCCGACGTCGGGGCCGAGGTCGACACCGGCACCTGCCGCGGCCTCCTCGGCCGCCTCGCCCCGGGCATCGAGGACGGCCTCCACCCGCGCGACCTCTCCGAGGGCCAGCGCCTGGCACTCGCGCTGTCGGTCGTGCTCACCGCGCGGCCCCCGGTGGTGCTCCTCGACGAGCCGACCCGCGGCCTGGACTACGCCGGCAAGGCGGAGCTGGCGCGGATCGTCGCCGACCTGACCGCCGACGGCCACGCGGTCCTGCTCGCCACGCACGACGTCGAGTTCGCCGCGCACGTCGCGGACGAGGTCGTCGTGATGGCCGAGGGCGAGGTCGTCTCCAGCGGACCTCCCCGTCGTGTGCTGGCGGAGTCGCCGGCCTTCGCACCGCAGGTCACCAAGGTGCTCGGCGCGCCGTGGCTGGTCGTCGAGGAAGTCGCGGCGGCACTGGACGGAGCCACCCGGTGA
- a CDS encoding energy-coupling factor transporter transmembrane component T family protein yields MTDSATTRPGTTRPGLARDLHPLAWWAWAVGLATAASLTTNPLLLVLVMGSATLVVMARRSGHPFGRSFRLYALLAAVTVVLRVVFRILFGGQQVGHVLVDLPEIPLPAWAAGVRLLGPVTSEALLAGLYDGLRLAAVILCVGAANSLANPKRLLASVPPALYEIGTALVVAVTIFPQLADSARRVRAAQALRGGTTTGAGRLRRFLVPVLEDALERSLALAAGMDTRGYGRSGGASTRERWVTGSLLLLALTGICVGTYAWLDPTAPRVLALPMLGAGVVVAVVGLLSAGRRVPRTRYRPDPWRGPELLTTGVGVLVAVLGWYLAHTQVVVAHPGVDVVPYLSPLALLLGVIGTLPAFATPVPASAPVRREAIA; encoded by the coding sequence GTGACCGACTCGGCGACGACTCGTCCCGGGACGACCCGTCCCGGCCTGGCACGTGACCTGCACCCTCTGGCCTGGTGGGCCTGGGCGGTCGGTCTGGCCACCGCTGCGTCGCTCACCACCAACCCGCTGCTGCTCGTGCTGGTGATGGGGTCCGCGACGCTGGTCGTCATGGCTCGCCGGTCGGGCCACCCGTTCGGCCGCTCGTTCCGGCTCTACGCACTCCTCGCGGCCGTCACGGTCGTGCTGCGGGTGGTGTTCCGCATCCTGTTCGGCGGGCAGCAGGTCGGCCACGTGCTCGTCGACCTCCCGGAGATCCCGCTGCCTGCGTGGGCGGCCGGGGTCCGGCTGCTCGGCCCGGTGACCAGCGAGGCGCTGCTGGCCGGGCTGTACGACGGGCTGCGGCTGGCTGCGGTGATCCTCTGCGTCGGCGCCGCCAACTCGCTCGCGAACCCCAAGCGCCTGCTCGCCTCGGTGCCGCCGGCGCTCTACGAGATCGGCACCGCGCTCGTGGTGGCCGTGACGATCTTCCCCCAGCTGGCCGACAGCGCGCGCCGCGTGCGCGCCGCTCAGGCGCTGAGGGGCGGGACCACGACAGGGGCCGGCCGGCTGCGTCGGTTCCTCGTCCCCGTCCTCGAGGACGCGCTCGAGCGGTCCCTGGCGCTCGCCGCGGGCATGGACACCCGCGGCTACGGCCGCTCCGGCGGTGCGTCGACCCGCGAACGGTGGGTGACCGGGTCGCTGCTGCTCCTCGCCCTCACCGGCATCTGCGTCGGCACGTACGCCTGGCTCGACCCCACCGCGCCCCGCGTCCTGGCGCTCCCGATGCTGGGCGCGGGCGTGGTCGTCGCGGTGGTCGGCCTGCTCAGCGCGGGACGTCGCGTGCCGCGCACCCGCTACCGCCCCGACCCGTGGCGCGGGCCCGAGCTGCTCACCACGGGCGTGGGCGTGCTCGTCGCGGTGCTGGGCTGGTACCTCGCCCACACCCAGGTCGTCGTCGCCCACCCCGGCGTCGACGTCGTCCCGTACCTCTCGCCGCTGGCGCTGCTGCTCGGCGTGATCGGCACCCTGCCTGCATTCGCGACGCCGGTCCCGGCGAGCGCCCCGGTCCGCCGGGAGGCGATCGCATGA
- a CDS encoding terpene cyclase/mutase family protein yields the protein MKLTPGLASATVAVTLTATLTATLVNAAPATAAAGQSAGERAVSAGATWLQDQLTGGVLHNEEYDFDDLGLSADIAFALDVVGGHEAAVTQVVDAIEPDVEKWVAGFPSSRVYAGSVAKMVAVVQAADRNPESYNGTDQVDRLEGLVSSEAPVTGRLQDAGVDPADPFDADFVNVISQSFAVRALTHAGSPRAGDATAFLLEQQCNAGFFRAALTVDKTATDQGCDPQTDTGEVDTTALAVINILGTPEASTTARGAAHLAASWLRSQQAADGSFSAGALGINSNTTGLAGWALAVAGHDGAATKAAAWLRGVQVADLAPCASVLSADNGAVAYKPADLTTARTAGSFSVPLRELARRATAQALPALAHVPAGSEVSLSAPATAVEKSTVTVSVAGLGAGEPACVSLGGRATPVTGTGSVVPVTFTLPAGALAHTFRVTTLTGSATATTATTAATATPVAPVAPSPVVGDLAVAKVEKVGRNDRFKVAVACDGVVACAGKLKVRTAGKVERADGTLARLVVAKSAYSVEPGRTARVTLRLTKPARAVLGKKRMRVVATQTVRGAEPVTTKFWLRRK from the coding sequence ATGAAGCTCACCCCAGGGTTGGCCTCCGCCACGGTCGCCGTCACCCTCACCGCGACCCTCACCGCGACCCTCGTCAACGCCGCTCCTGCCACCGCGGCGGCCGGGCAGTCGGCAGGCGAGCGCGCCGTGTCCGCCGGCGCCACCTGGCTGCAGGACCAGCTCACCGGCGGCGTGCTGCACAACGAGGAGTACGACTTCGACGACCTCGGCCTGTCCGCCGACATCGCCTTCGCCCTCGACGTCGTCGGCGGCCACGAGGCCGCGGTCACCCAGGTCGTCGACGCCATCGAGCCTGACGTGGAGAAGTGGGTCGCCGGCTTCCCCTCCAGCCGTGTCTACGCCGGCAGCGTGGCCAAGATGGTCGCCGTCGTGCAGGCGGCTGACCGGAACCCGGAGTCCTACAACGGGACCGACCAGGTCGATCGCCTCGAGGGACTGGTGTCCTCCGAGGCGCCTGTGACCGGCCGACTCCAGGACGCCGGAGTCGACCCGGCCGACCCCTTCGACGCTGACTTCGTCAACGTGATCTCTCAGTCCTTCGCCGTGCGTGCCCTCACGCACGCCGGCTCACCACGAGCGGGCGATGCCACCGCCTTCCTGCTCGAGCAGCAGTGCAACGCCGGCTTCTTCCGCGCCGCCCTCACCGTGGACAAGACCGCCACGGACCAGGGCTGCGACCCCCAGACCGACACGGGCGAGGTCGACACGACCGCGCTCGCCGTCATCAACATCCTCGGGACCCCCGAGGCCTCGACCACGGCCAGGGGCGCCGCCCACCTGGCAGCGAGCTGGCTGCGGTCCCAGCAGGCTGCCGACGGGTCGTTCAGCGCCGGCGCCCTCGGCATCAACTCCAACACCACCGGACTGGCCGGCTGGGCACTCGCCGTGGCCGGCCACGACGGCGCCGCGACGAAGGCCGCCGCGTGGCTCCGCGGAGTCCAGGTCGCCGACCTCGCACCGTGCGCGAGCGTGCTGTCGGCCGACAACGGCGCGGTCGCCTACAAGCCCGCCGACCTGACGACCGCCCGCACCGCGGGATCGTTCTCCGTGCCGCTCCGCGAGCTGGCGCGCCGGGCGACCGCGCAGGCACTCCCGGCGCTGGCCCACGTCCCGGCCGGCAGCGAGGTCAGCCTGTCGGCTCCGGCCACCGCCGTCGAGAAGAGCACGGTCACGGTCAGCGTCGCCGGCCTGGGCGCCGGCGAGCCCGCCTGCGTCAGCCTCGGGGGTCGGGCCACGCCGGTGACCGGCACCGGCTCGGTCGTGCCCGTCACGTTCACGTTGCCCGCCGGCGCTCTGGCGCACACGTTCCGGGTCACGACGCTCACCGGGTCTGCCACCGCCACCACCGCGACCACCGCTGCGACGGCCACGCCGGTCGCGCCGGTCGCGCCCTCCCCGGTCGTCGGCGACCTGGCAGTCGCGAAGGTCGAGAAGGTCGGCCGCAACGACCGCTTCAAGGTCGCCGTCGCCTGCGACGGCGTTGTGGCCTGCGCCGGCAAGCTGAAGGTCCGCACGGCCGGCAAGGTCGAGCGCGCCGACGGCACCCTGGCCAGGCTGGTCGTGGCGAAGTCGGCGTACTCGGTCGAGCCCGGCAGGACCGCCAGGGTCACGCTCCGGCTCACCAAGCCCGCGCGTGCCGTCCTCGGGAAGAAGCGGATGCGTGTCGTGGCCACGCAGACCGTGCGCGGTGCCGAGCCCGTGACCACGAAGTTCTGGCTGCGTCGAAAGTGA
- a CDS encoding prenyltransferase/squalene oxidase repeat-containing protein has protein sequence MHHRIRPIRTAAVALSTAALGVGVLAAPPASAEPSPALRAAKAAAATDSTPSTIAAEWISDELTNGLMMGTSGPDFGLTIDTGMAVSTVARQGATVTAINNALEPRIADYVGDGTKESYAGPLAKAAAFARTAKKNPTSYGGVNLITRLEERTANVPADPAAEPQAAAIAGRIFDKSEFGNYANVVGQSYAVRALSLANSAEAGAARDFLLKQQCASGAFRLNFDKADVPSQACTDGVAGSEADPDATALAVINLVESGDKSAAVTTALAKAGAWLDARQRRSGAIRSAGQGAQINTNTTAVGGYAMGLLKNRDAALKAALWVRRNQPVDKYRCRTALTKDTGAVAFRPDRVTASKTSGIPADGRDEWRRATAQAILGLQFAPASKDKLRIVSVRKEARAGDRVQFRLYGLAPSESACMQVKGDFVRVKGKKSGDKIVRKLQLPTGNQRRVGLVKTSDDEARTSIRVRN, from the coding sequence ATGCACCATCGCATTCGACCCATCCGTACGGCCGCCGTCGCCCTGTCGACCGCGGCGCTCGGGGTCGGCGTGCTCGCCGCTCCGCCCGCCTCCGCGGAGCCGTCGCCCGCGCTGCGCGCGGCCAAGGCCGCGGCCGCCACCGACAGCACGCCCTCCACGATCGCGGCGGAGTGGATCTCCGACGAGCTCACCAACGGCCTGATGATGGGCACCTCCGGCCCCGACTTCGGGCTCACCATCGACACCGGCATGGCCGTGTCGACCGTCGCTCGCCAAGGTGCGACGGTGACGGCGATCAACAACGCCCTGGAGCCCCGCATCGCCGACTACGTCGGTGACGGGACCAAGGAGAGCTACGCCGGCCCGCTGGCCAAGGCAGCCGCCTTCGCCCGCACGGCCAAGAAGAACCCGACCAGCTACGGCGGTGTCAACCTGATCACCCGCCTCGAGGAGCGCACGGCCAACGTGCCGGCCGACCCGGCGGCCGAGCCGCAGGCCGCCGCCATCGCGGGCCGGATCTTCGACAAGTCCGAGTTCGGCAACTACGCCAACGTGGTGGGCCAGTCCTACGCCGTGCGCGCGCTGTCGCTGGCCAACTCCGCCGAGGCGGGTGCGGCGCGCGACTTCCTGCTCAAGCAGCAGTGCGCGTCGGGTGCGTTCCGGCTCAACTTCGACAAGGCCGACGTGCCCAGCCAGGCATGCACCGACGGCGTCGCCGGCAGCGAGGCAGACCCGGACGCCACCGCGCTCGCGGTGATCAACCTGGTCGAGTCGGGCGACAAGAGCGCGGCCGTGACGACCGCCCTCGCCAAGGCCGGCGCCTGGCTGGACGCGCGCCAGCGCCGCAGTGGCGCGATCCGCAGCGCGGGGCAGGGGGCGCAGATCAACACCAACACGACCGCCGTCGGCGGCTACGCGATGGGCCTGCTGAAGAACCGCGACGCGGCCCTCAAGGCGGCGCTCTGGGTCCGCAGGAACCAGCCGGTCGACAAGTACCGCTGCCGCACCGCGCTGACCAAGGACACCGGTGCGGTGGCCTTCCGCCCGGACCGGGTCACCGCGTCCAAGACCAGCGGCATCCCCGCCGACGGCCGTGACGAGTGGCGCCGTGCCACCGCGCAGGCGATCCTGGGCCTGCAGTTCGCCCCCGCCAGCAAGGACAAGCTCCGCATCGTGTCGGTGCGCAAGGAGGCCCGCGCCGGTGACCGCGTCCAGTTCCGCCTCTACGGCCTCGCGCCGAGCGAGAGCGCCTGCATGCAGGTCAAGGGCGACTTCGTGCGCGTGAAGGGCAAGAAGTCCGGAGACAAGATCGTCCGCAAGCTCCAGCTGCCGACGGGCAACCAGCGCCGCGTCGGACTGGTGAAGACCTCGGACGACGAGGCACGTACGTCGATCCGCGTGCGCAACTGA
- the gatB gene encoding Asp-tRNA(Asn)/Glu-tRNA(Gln) amidotransferase subunit GatB, with translation MTAPTTDTTLMPFDEVLAAYDPALGLEVHVELNTASKMFCGCPATFGGEPNAGVCPTCLGLPGAMPVVNGKAVESAIRIGLALNCDIAEWCRFARKNYFYPDMPKNFQTSQYDEPIAFDGWMDVTVPTEDGEGETYRVEIERAHMEEDTGKSLHVGGATGRIHGADYSLVDYNRAGIPLIEIVTRPILGAGEKAPEVAKAYVAQLRELIVALGVSEARMDQGNLRADVNLSLAPKGSGTLGTRTETKNVNSFRSVERAVRFEMQRHAAILSGGGTILQETRHWHEDTGITTSGRVKSDAEDYRYFPEPDLVPVAPSREWVEELRGTLPENPTVRRARLQAVWGFTDMEMRDTVGAGALGLVEETIAAGAAPQAARKWWLGELARRSNEDGIDLVDLPITPADVARIQALVDEKVVNDKLARQVFEGVLAGEGTPDEVVEKRGLAVVSDDGALGAAVDNAIAANPDVADKIRDGKVAAAGALIGAVMKEMRGQADAGRVRELILEKLA, from the coding sequence ATGACCGCCCCCACGACCGACACGACCCTGATGCCCTTCGACGAGGTGCTGGCGGCGTACGACCCGGCCCTCGGCCTCGAGGTGCACGTCGAGCTCAACACCGCCTCGAAGATGTTCTGCGGCTGCCCGGCCACCTTCGGCGGCGAGCCCAACGCCGGCGTGTGCCCGACCTGCCTGGGCCTGCCCGGCGCGATGCCGGTCGTCAACGGCAAGGCCGTCGAGTCGGCCATCCGCATCGGCCTCGCGCTCAACTGCGACATCGCCGAGTGGTGCCGGTTCGCCCGGAAGAACTACTTCTACCCGGACATGCCGAAGAACTTCCAGACCTCGCAGTACGACGAGCCCATCGCCTTCGACGGCTGGATGGACGTCACGGTGCCGACCGAGGACGGGGAGGGCGAGACCTACCGCGTCGAGATCGAGCGCGCCCACATGGAGGAGGACACCGGCAAGTCGCTGCATGTCGGCGGCGCCACCGGTCGCATCCACGGCGCCGACTACTCGCTGGTCGACTACAACCGCGCCGGCATCCCGCTCATCGAGATCGTCACCCGCCCGATCCTCGGCGCGGGGGAGAAGGCACCCGAGGTGGCCAAGGCCTACGTCGCGCAGCTGCGCGAGCTGATCGTCGCTCTCGGCGTCTCCGAGGCCCGGATGGACCAGGGCAACCTGCGCGCCGACGTGAACCTGTCGCTCGCGCCCAAGGGCAGCGGCACCCTCGGCACCCGCACCGAGACCAAGAACGTCAACTCGTTCCGCTCCGTCGAGCGGGCGGTGCGCTTCGAGATGCAGCGGCACGCGGCGATCCTGAGCGGCGGCGGCACGATCCTTCAGGAGACCCGCCACTGGCACGAGGACACCGGGATCACCACGAGCGGCCGGGTGAAGTCCGACGCGGAGGACTACCGCTACTTCCCCGAGCCGGACCTGGTGCCGGTCGCACCGAGCCGCGAGTGGGTCGAGGAGCTGCGCGGCACGCTGCCGGAGAACCCGACCGTACGCCGGGCGCGGTTGCAGGCCGTGTGGGGCTTCACGGACATGGAGATGCGCGACACGGTCGGCGCGGGCGCACTCGGGCTGGTCGAGGAGACCATCGCCGCGGGCGCTGCCCCCCAGGCCGCCCGCAAGTGGTGGCTCGGCGAGCTGGCGCGACGCAGCAACGAGGACGGGATCGACCTCGTCGACCTGCCGATCACGCCTGCCGACGTCGCCCGGATCCAGGCGCTGGTCGACGAGAAGGTCGTCAACGACAAGCTCGCCCGCCAGGTCTTCGAGGGCGTCCTCGCCGGCGAGGGCACGCCCGACGAGGTCGTGGAGAAGCGTGGCCTCGCGGTCGTGTCCGACGACGGCGCACTCGGCGCGGCCGTCGACAACGCGATCGCGGCCAACCCCGACGTCGCCGACAAGATCCGCGACGGCAAGGTCGCCGCGGCCGGAGCGCTCATCGGTGCGGTGATGAAGGAGATGCGCGGGCAGGCCGACGCCGGCCGGGTGCGGGAGCTGATCCTGGAGAAGCTCGCCTGA
- the gatA gene encoding Asp-tRNA(Asn)/Glu-tRNA(Gln) amidotransferase subunit GatA, whose amino-acid sequence MSEITRSTAAALADALAAGDVTSVQLTEAHLDRIDAVDARPDGRGVHAFLHVDREGALADAAESDARRARGEVRGPLDGVPIAVKDVLATRGLPTTCGSKILEGWIPPYDATVVTRLREAGLPILGKTNMDEFAMGSSTEHSAYGPTRNPWDLDRIPGGSGGGSAAAVAAFEAPLAIGTDTGGSIRQPGAVTGTVGVKPTYGGVSRYGLVALANSLDQAGPVTRTVLDAAMLHDVIGGHDPRDSTSIAQEWPSFTEAARAGSTGDMTGVKVGVITELAGDGWQPGVMARFQESVDLLVKAGAEVVEVSCPSFVHALAAYYLILPAEASSNLAKFDAMRFGLRVTPEGSPSAEDVMRATRDAGFGDEVKRRIILGTYALSSGYYDAYYGQAQKIRTLISRDFDAAFASVDVLVSPTAPTTAFRLGEKLDDPIAMYLNDLATIPANLAGVPGISVPNGLADEDGLPSGFQVLAPALADDRVYRVGAALEAIYAEQWGGPLLDRAPGLETE is encoded by the coding sequence ATGTCCGAGATCACCCGCAGCACCGCTGCCGCCCTCGCCGACGCCCTCGCCGCCGGCGACGTGACCTCGGTGCAGCTCACCGAGGCCCACCTCGACCGCATCGACGCGGTCGACGCCCGCCCCGACGGACGGGGTGTCCACGCGTTCCTCCACGTCGACCGCGAGGGCGCGCTCGCCGACGCCGCCGAGTCCGACGCCCGTCGTGCCCGCGGCGAGGTCCGTGGCCCGCTCGACGGCGTGCCGATCGCGGTCAAGGACGTGCTCGCCACCCGTGGGCTGCCGACGACCTGCGGCTCGAAGATCCTCGAGGGCTGGATCCCGCCCTACGACGCGACCGTCGTGACCCGACTGCGCGAGGCGGGGCTGCCGATCCTCGGCAAGACCAACATGGACGAGTTCGCGATGGGTTCCTCCACCGAGCACTCCGCCTACGGCCCGACCCGCAACCCGTGGGACCTCGACCGGATCCCCGGCGGCTCCGGCGGTGGCTCGGCGGCTGCGGTGGCGGCCTTCGAGGCGCCCCTCGCGATCGGCACCGACACCGGCGGCTCGATCCGCCAGCCCGGCGCGGTCACCGGCACCGTCGGCGTGAAGCCGACCTACGGCGGAGTCTCCCGCTACGGCCTCGTGGCCCTCGCCAACAGCCTCGACCAGGCCGGCCCGGTCACCCGCACGGTGCTCGACGCGGCGATGCTGCACGACGTCATCGGCGGCCACGACCCGCGCGACTCCACCTCCATCGCCCAGGAGTGGCCCTCCTTCACCGAGGCCGCGCGGGCAGGCTCGACCGGCGACATGACCGGCGTGAAGGTCGGTGTCATCACCGAGCTCGCAGGCGACGGCTGGCAGCCCGGCGTGATGGCCCGCTTCCAGGAGTCCGTCGACCTGCTGGTCAAGGCCGGCGCCGAGGTCGTCGAGGTGTCGTGCCCGTCGTTCGTGCACGCGCTCGCCGCCTACTACCTGATCCTGCCGGCGGAGGCGTCGAGCAACCTCGCGAAGTTCGACGCGATGCGCTTCGGCCTGCGGGTGACCCCCGAGGGCAGCCCGAGCGCCGAGGACGTGATGCGCGCCACCCGCGACGCCGGGTTCGGCGACGAGGTCAAGCGCCGCATCATCCTCGGCACCTACGCCCTCTCCAGCGGCTACTACGACGCCTACTACGGTCAGGCACAGAAGATCCGTACGCTGATCAGCCGCGACTTCGACGCCGCCTTCGCCAGTGTGGACGTCCTCGTCTCGCCGACCGCGCCGACCACGGCGTTCCGGCTGGGGGAGAAGCTCGACGACCCGATCGCGATGTACCTCAACGACCTCGCCACCATCCCCGCCAACCTCGCCGGCGTGCCCGGGATCTCGGTCCCCAACGGCCTCGCCGACGAGGACGGCCTGCCCAGCGGCTTCCAGGTGCTCGCGCCCGCGCTCGCCGACGACCGCGTCTACCGCGTCGGTGCCGCCCTCGAGGCCATCTACGCCGAGCAGTGGGGCGGCCCGCTGCTCGACCGCGCCCCCGGACTGGAGACCGAGTGA
- the gatC gene encoding Asp-tRNA(Asn)/Glu-tRNA(Gln) amidotransferase subunit GatC, with amino-acid sequence MPEITRDEVAHLATLARIDLSDAELDHLAPQLSVILDSVASITGVAGDDVPPTSHPIPLTNVFREDVVVPGLTAEEALAGAPEVEEQRFSVPRILGEEA; translated from the coding sequence ATGCCCGAGATCACCCGCGACGAGGTGGCCCACCTGGCCACGCTCGCCCGCATCGACCTCTCCGACGCCGAGCTCGACCACCTGGCGCCCCAGCTGAGCGTCATCCTCGACTCCGTCGCCTCCATCACCGGTGTCGCCGGGGACGACGTGCCGCCCACGTCGCACCCGATCCCGCTGACCAACGTGTTCCGCGAGGACGTCGTGGTGCCCGGCCTCACGGCCGAGGAGGCGCTCGCCGGCGCCCCCGAGGTGGAGGAGCAGCGCTTCTCCGTGCCGCGGATCCTGGGCGAGGAGGCCTGA